One window from the genome of Pantoea vagans encodes:
- a CDS encoding tlde1 domain-containing protein, which translates to MAWEYNVATHTFTRNGETYTANYAGATGYKNDSDQECVSNKGPLPRGSYTIGSPHNSVHTGKYTLDLIPALSNAMCGRSEFRIHGASKKHPLDSSEGCIIATLSVRKSIWASGDRELNVK; encoded by the coding sequence ATGGCATGGGAATATAATGTGGCAACGCACACTTTCACACGTAATGGTGAAACATACACCGCAAATTACGCTGGAGCGACGGGTTATAAGAATGATAGTGATCAGGAATGCGTAAGCAATAAAGGTCCACTACCCAGAGGCAGCTATACCATTGGTTCTCCCCATAATTCGGTTCATACCGGAAAATACACGCTCGACCTCATACCCGCTCTAAGTAATGCTATGTGTGGCCGGTCGGAATTTCGCATTCATGGAGCAAGTAAGAAGCATCCACTGGATTCATCAGAAGGCTGCATAATCGCTACCCTCAGCGTCCGTAAAAGCATCTGGGCAAGTGGTGATAGGGAGTTAAATGTAAAATGA
- a CDS encoding MsnO8 family LLM class oxidoreductase produces MAYRLSLLDKAPVLQGESPAAALQRTLQLAQLAEEWGYHRFWLAEHHNTAQLASPSPEVLIAWIIAQTRHIRVGSGGVMLQHYSPYKVAENFNLLASLAPGRIDLGVGKAPGGLPLSTHALQQGVDAAKKGSFAEQLQLLDSWLKPTQVQPDDESLAATPLPSRPANRFLLGASEESARLAASLGWQFVFAAHINGDRQLLEHALSTFSRLSNGQRALVAVQVVVADSPAEADLLVSTLRHYHVSVKDGPGVNVGSLEQAERYVRQGGYRDYQIEPRTPSLLKGTAAQVHAQLDALHHNFDIDEFVIDTPITEPVARLQSLELLATHHLVAA; encoded by the coding sequence ATGGCATATCGATTAAGTCTGTTAGACAAAGCGCCCGTGCTGCAGGGCGAGTCGCCTGCAGCAGCACTGCAGCGCACGCTGCAGCTGGCGCAGTTAGCTGAGGAGTGGGGTTATCACCGCTTCTGGCTGGCGGAACATCACAATACTGCGCAGCTCGCCAGTCCTTCACCGGAAGTGTTGATTGCCTGGATCATTGCTCAGACCCGCCATATTCGTGTCGGCTCGGGCGGGGTGATGTTGCAGCATTACAGCCCGTATAAAGTGGCGGAAAACTTTAACCTGCTCGCCTCACTGGCACCGGGCCGCATCGATCTCGGTGTGGGCAAAGCGCCGGGCGGACTGCCACTTTCAACCCATGCCCTGCAACAGGGTGTCGATGCGGCTAAAAAAGGCAGCTTTGCCGAACAGCTTCAGCTGCTGGATAGCTGGCTTAAACCTACACAGGTACAGCCTGATGACGAAAGTTTAGCCGCGACGCCGCTGCCATCACGTCCTGCTAACCGTTTTCTGCTGGGTGCCAGTGAAGAGAGCGCACGGCTGGCGGCCAGTCTGGGCTGGCAGTTCGTCTTTGCAGCTCATATCAATGGCGACCGCCAGTTGCTGGAGCACGCACTGAGTACCTTCTCTCGCCTCAGTAATGGCCAGCGCGCACTGGTCGCTGTTCAGGTAGTGGTGGCCGACTCGCCCGCCGAGGCTGACCTGCTGGTTTCCACGCTGCGTCATTATCATGTGTCGGTGAAAGACGGGCCTGGCGTCAACGTCGGCAGTCTTGAACAGGCTGAGCGCTATGTGCGTCAGGGTGGATATCGCGATTATCAGATTGAGCCGCGCACGCCGTCACTGCTGAAAGGCACCGCAGCACAGGTTCATGCCCAGCTGGATGCGCTGCACCATAATTTCGACATTGATGAATTCGTTATCGACACGCCGATTACCGAGCCGGTTGCCCGCCTGCAGTCACTGGAGTTGCTGGCTACGCATCATCTGGTTGCAGCCTGA
- a CDS encoding amidohydrolase: MSNASQLIEWRRELHTWPELSGQEFATTARLRGWLQAAGIRLLDYPLETGLVAEIGSGETVIALRADIDALPIHEASGVRFHSRHPGVMHACGHDLHSAVMLGAALQLNAGADQLPGRVRILFQPAEEIARGARQFIDAGVLDEVQAIFGMHNEPSLPVGTFATRSGAFYANTDKFIIRVTGKGAHAAYPEQGVDSIVTASQIIQALQGLTSRSFSALDSLVLSITRIDGGKSWNILPGGVEFGGTARTHDLQLRAELEQRVRTLVEHFAEANGAQATLSWHPGPPVLINDAHWATFSSDVAQQAGYRVQSAELHLLGEDFAFYLQQVPGAFVSIGSASDFGLHHASFTPDEALIAPAADYFARLARQALQHLNARCREAILN; the protein is encoded by the coding sequence ATGAGCAATGCATCACAACTGATTGAATGGCGGCGTGAATTGCATACCTGGCCGGAGCTGTCGGGTCAGGAGTTCGCCACCACCGCCCGGCTGCGGGGCTGGTTGCAGGCGGCGGGCATCCGGCTGCTCGACTATCCCCTTGAGACGGGTCTTGTGGCGGAAATTGGCAGCGGAGAGACCGTTATCGCCCTGCGCGCCGACATCGATGCGTTGCCGATCCATGAGGCGAGCGGCGTGCGTTTTCACTCCCGTCATCCCGGCGTGATGCACGCCTGCGGTCACGACCTCCATAGCGCGGTGATGCTGGGCGCGGCGTTACAGCTTAACGCCGGGGCCGATCAGTTGCCTGGTCGGGTGCGCATCCTGTTTCAGCCCGCTGAGGAGATAGCGCGCGGAGCACGCCAGTTTATTGACGCGGGCGTGCTGGATGAGGTTCAGGCTATTTTCGGCATGCACAACGAGCCTTCACTGCCTGTCGGCACCTTTGCCACCCGCAGTGGCGCGTTCTATGCCAATACAGACAAATTTATTATTCGCGTTACCGGCAAAGGCGCACATGCCGCCTATCCGGAGCAGGGCGTCGACAGTATTGTCACCGCCAGTCAGATTATCCAGGCCTTACAGGGACTCACCAGTCGCAGCTTCAGTGCGCTGGACAGTCTGGTGCTGAGCATTACCCGCATCGACGGCGGCAAAAGCTGGAACATATTGCCGGGCGGCGTGGAGTTTGGCGGCACGGCCCGCACTCACGATTTACAGCTGCGTGCCGAACTGGAACAGCGGGTGCGCACGCTGGTTGAGCACTTTGCTGAAGCCAATGGCGCGCAGGCGACCCTGAGCTGGCATCCCGGCCCGCCGGTGCTAATCAACGATGCGCACTGGGCAACCTTCAGCAGTGACGTCGCGCAGCAGGCAGGCTATCGGGTGCAGTCCGCCGAACTGCATCTGCTGGGTGAGGATTTTGCGTTCTATCTGCAACAGGTGCCGGGTGCGTTTGTCAGCATCGGCAGCGCCAGTGATTTCGGTCTGCACCATGCCAGCTTCACCCCGGATGAGGCGCTGATTGCCCCCGCCGCCGACTACTTCGCCCGACTGGCCCGCCAGGCGCTACAACACCTCAATGCGCGATGTCGGGAAGCCATTCTGAACTGA
- a CDS encoding LLM class flavin-dependent oxidoreductase codes for MTTRQLRLGTILHGASGNMSAWRHPAAQADASINLEYAKKIARKAEQGKLDFLFVADGLFINEKSIPHFLNRFEPLTLLSALAGVTEHLGLVGTVSTSYSEPFTVARQFASLDHLSGGRAGWNVVTSPLEGSAKNFSREKHPEHALRYRIADEYLQVVKGLWDSWEQDAFVRDKESGQFFDLAKLHTLDHHGDFFQVQGPLNIARTPQGRPIIFQAGASDDGKKLAARHADAIFTHQPTREEAQAFYQDVKQQLVANGRQPEDLHIFQGVSVIVGDDAEDVERQYQTTAALVSITDALNYLGRFFDHHDFSQYPLDEPFPDIGDIGQNSFRSTTDEIKRKAQQHGHMLRQAALEAATPRPLFHGTPEEVADGLQLWFETHATDGFIINGGTPDTFERFVDRVVPILQARGLTRRDYPGSTLRDSFSLKQPVNQFTSK; via the coding sequence ATGACCACAAGACAACTTCGGCTGGGCACTATTCTGCATGGCGCGTCGGGAAACATGTCTGCCTGGCGCCATCCGGCGGCGCAGGCCGATGCCAGTATTAATCTGGAGTACGCCAAAAAAATCGCCCGCAAGGCGGAGCAGGGCAAGCTCGATTTTCTGTTTGTCGCCGACGGGTTGTTTATTAATGAGAAATCGATCCCGCACTTTCTTAATCGTTTTGAACCGCTGACGCTGCTCTCGGCACTGGCGGGCGTCACGGAACATCTGGGGCTGGTCGGTACCGTTTCCACCTCTTACAGCGAGCCGTTCACCGTGGCGCGTCAGTTTGCCAGCCTCGATCACCTCAGCGGCGGGCGTGCGGGCTGGAACGTTGTCACCTCGCCGCTGGAGGGTTCCGCCAAAAACTTTTCCCGCGAGAAACACCCGGAACACGCGTTGCGTTACCGCATTGCCGACGAGTATCTGCAGGTTGTGAAAGGCTTGTGGGATTCGTGGGAGCAGGATGCCTTTGTACGGGACAAGGAGAGTGGCCAGTTCTTCGACCTGGCGAAGCTGCATACGCTTGATCATCACGGTGACTTCTTCCAGGTGCAGGGACCGCTTAACATCGCCCGCACGCCGCAGGGCCGTCCGATCATCTTCCAGGCGGGTGCGTCCGATGACGGTAAAAAGCTGGCGGCGCGCCATGCTGACGCCATCTTTACCCATCAGCCAACCCGTGAAGAAGCCCAGGCATTTTATCAGGATGTGAAACAGCAGCTGGTAGCGAACGGTCGCCAGCCAGAGGATCTGCACATCTTCCAGGGTGTCAGCGTGATCGTGGGTGATGATGCGGAAGACGTAGAGCGTCAGTATCAGACCACGGCGGCGCTGGTATCGATTACCGATGCACTTAACTACCTCGGTCGTTTCTTCGACCACCATGACTTTTCACAATATCCGCTGGATGAGCCGTTCCCGGACATCGGCGACATCGGGCAGAACAGCTTCCGCAGCACCACCGACGAGATCAAACGCAAAGCACAGCAGCATGGCCATATGCTGCGCCAGGCGGCACTGGAAGCCGCAACGCCGCGTCCGCTGTTTCACGGCACGCCGGAAGAGGTCGCGGATGGCCTGCAGCTCTGGTTTGAGACCCACGCCACAGACGGCTTCATCATTAATGGCGGCACACCCGATACCTTTGAGCGTTTTGTCGACCGCGTGGTGCCGATTCTGCAGGCTCGCGGCCTGACGCGCCGCGACTACCCTGGCAGCACCCTTCGCGACAGCTTCTCCCTGAAACAACCCGTTAATCAGTTCACCTCAAAATAA
- a CDS encoding ABC transporter substrate-binding protein, producing MKKTSRLLALLILAASSHALAEGTSVSYNGQRVSLEANKAPINTVKNPDAIAQLPAGHHFVVPGAFTVAVAAQNSPPLTVFSDDNKTLLGSEVDIARLVADSLGLKLNVVPTSWEDWPLGVASGKYDAAISNITVTKERKEKFDFATYRKDSLGFYVKTSSPIKSLTKAEDIAGLRIIVGSGTNQEAILLAWDKENQAKGLKAFTPVYTKDDAAQTLALQAGRADAYFGPNVIGAWKAALTGKTRLVGSVDGGWPKAAHIAVTVKKGSGLAEPISTALNGVIGNGDYQKVLNRWGEGVEHIDRSEINPAGLGD from the coding sequence ATGAAAAAAACATCGCGTCTTCTTGCCCTGCTTATTCTGGCCGCCAGCAGCCATGCGCTGGCTGAAGGCACCAGCGTTTCCTATAACGGCCAGCGCGTCAGCCTGGAAGCGAATAAAGCGCCGATTAATACGGTGAAAAATCCTGACGCCATCGCGCAACTGCCCGCGGGACATCACTTTGTGGTGCCGGGCGCCTTTACCGTGGCCGTGGCGGCGCAGAACTCTCCGCCGCTGACGGTGTTTTCCGATGACAACAAAACCCTGCTCGGCAGCGAAGTGGATATTGCCCGACTGGTTGCGGACAGCCTGGGATTAAAACTTAACGTCGTACCGACGTCGTGGGAAGACTGGCCGCTGGGTGTGGCCTCGGGCAAGTATGATGCGGCGATCTCCAACATTACCGTGACTAAAGAGCGCAAAGAGAAGTTCGACTTCGCCACCTATCGCAAAGACTCACTCGGCTTTTATGTCAAAACCAGTAGCCCGATTAAGTCACTGACCAAAGCGGAAGACATTGCCGGACTGCGGATCATCGTGGGATCCGGCACCAATCAGGAGGCGATTCTGCTGGCGTGGGATAAAGAGAATCAGGCAAAAGGCCTGAAAGCCTTTACGCCGGTCTATACCAAAGATGACGCCGCCCAGACGCTGGCACTGCAGGCGGGGCGGGCCGATGCCTACTTCGGTCCTAACGTGATTGGTGCCTGGAAAGCGGCGCTGACCGGTAAAACCCGGCTGGTCGGCAGCGTGGATGGCGGCTGGCCAAAAGCGGCGCACATTGCCGTGACGGTGAAGAAAGGCAGCGGCCTCGCGGAACCGATCAGCACCGCGCTGAATGGCGTCATCGGCAATGGCGATTATCAGAAGGTGCTGAACCGCTGGGGTGAAGGCGTGGAGCATATCGATCGTTCTGAAATCAACCCCGCCGGCCTGGGCGACTAA
- a CDS encoding GNAT family N-acetyltransferase, which produces MSESTFREVSPEAPELQPILGGLFGEYSARYGDFFSRRNEQEQELTEWYLPPQGLFIVLERDGEIIAMGAYKPYDPQTAELKRIWTRSDLRRQGLALVVLQELERRALQAGYQRLFLTTGFRQPEAVRLYTGHGYQPQFDLSGDLERYGQPPHDGRLRFIKVIGVYNVAAAS; this is translated from the coding sequence ATGAGTGAATCCACTTTCCGCGAAGTTTCGCCGGAGGCTCCCGAGCTGCAACCGATTCTGGGTGGTTTGTTTGGTGAATATTCAGCACGTTATGGCGACTTTTTCTCACGCCGTAACGAGCAGGAGCAGGAGCTGACCGAATGGTATCTGCCGCCGCAGGGACTGTTTATTGTGCTGGAGCGCGACGGCGAAATCATCGCGATGGGCGCTTACAAACCTTATGACCCGCAGACCGCTGAGCTGAAACGCATCTGGACCCGCAGCGATCTGCGCCGTCAGGGGCTGGCGCTGGTGGTGTTGCAGGAGCTGGAACGGCGCGCCCTGCAGGCGGGCTATCAGCGGCTGTTTCTCACCACTGGCTTTCGCCAGCCGGAGGCGGTGCGGCTTTATACCGGTCACGGCTATCAGCCACAGTTCGACCTGAGCGGCGATCTGGAGCGTTACGGCCAGCCGCCACACGACGGGCGACTGCGCTTTATTAAAGTGATCGGCGTGTATAACGTCGCTGCGGCAAGTTAA
- a CDS encoding amino acid ABC transporter permease, protein MSKHQHLQVVPARYPARTAGAIVALFILAGVIQSVAFNPRWEWGVFARWFFDPVILHGLGQTLLLTLLGTIFSLFFGGLLALARLSSSWLLSTLAWGYIWLFRSLPLIVVLIILYNFSYLYDTLSIGIPFTGLSWGAFQTINVLGQFPAAVIGLTLVQAAYSAEIIRGGILGVDHGQVEAASALGLSASRRTFRIILPQALRAIIPTAFNEIISLAKGTSVVYVLAMPELFYTIQMIYNRNQEVIPLLMVGAAWYLIITTVLSVIQYYVERWLARSVNREPQPSRWQQWRNRVTPLHPTEEISHVRSH, encoded by the coding sequence ATGAGTAAACATCAACATCTGCAGGTGGTCCCGGCACGTTATCCGGCGCGCACCGCAGGCGCTATCGTGGCGCTGTTTATCCTGGCGGGCGTGATTCAGTCAGTGGCCTTTAACCCGCGCTGGGAGTGGGGCGTGTTTGCCCGCTGGTTTTTTGATCCCGTGATCCTGCACGGCCTGGGTCAGACGCTGCTCCTGACTCTGCTGGGCACTATTTTCAGCCTCTTCTTTGGCGGTCTGCTGGCGCTGGCGCGTCTCTCCTCGTCGTGGCTGCTGAGCACCCTGGCATGGGGCTACATCTGGCTGTTCCGTTCGCTGCCGCTCATCGTGGTGCTGATCATTCTCTATAACTTCTCCTACCTCTACGACACGCTGTCGATTGGCATTCCGTTTACCGGCCTGTCGTGGGGCGCATTTCAGACGATTAACGTGCTGGGCCAGTTCCCGGCGGCGGTAATTGGTCTGACGCTGGTGCAGGCGGCTTACAGTGCGGAGATTATCCGTGGCGGGATCCTCGGCGTCGATCACGGTCAGGTGGAAGCCGCTTCCGCGCTGGGGCTTTCCGCCTCACGACGGACCTTCCGGATCATTCTGCCACAGGCGCTGCGCGCCATTATTCCGACCGCATTCAACGAAATCATCAGCCTGGCGAAAGGCACATCCGTGGTTTATGTGCTGGCGATGCCGGAGCTGTTTTACACCATCCAGATGATTTACAACCGTAATCAGGAAGTGATCCCGCTGCTGATGGTCGGTGCCGCCTGGTATCTGATTATCACCACCGTCCTGTCCGTGATTCAGTATTACGTTGAGCGCTGGCTGGCCCGCAGCGTGAACCGTGAGCCGCAGCCTTCGCGCTGGCAACAATGGCGCAACCGCGTCACGCCACTTCATCCGACCGAGGAGATCAGCCATGTCCGAAGCCATTGA
- a CDS encoding amino acid ABC transporter ATP-binding protein, protein MSEAIDYRTSHTTGAISITGVTKRFGKHTALDDVSLSLEPGSVTVILGPSGSGKSTLLRTINHLERVDEGFIQIDGDFIGYQQRGDKLYELKEKAILRQRINVGYVFQNFNLFPHLSVLDNLIEAPIAHRQLTKSEAIARAGELLDIVGLRHKADAWPRHLSGGQQQRIAIARALMLNPRVMLFDEPTSALDPELVGEVLDVIKKLARSGTTLVIVTHEIGFAREVADNVVFMVDGRIVEQGSTTQVLNNPRHERTRRFLARVL, encoded by the coding sequence ATGTCCGAAGCCATTGATTACCGCACTTCACACACCACAGGTGCCATCAGTATTACCGGCGTGACCAAGCGTTTTGGTAAACACACAGCGCTGGATGATGTTTCGCTGTCGCTGGAGCCTGGATCGGTCACGGTGATTCTGGGGCCGTCCGGCTCCGGAAAATCCACGCTGCTGCGCACCATCAATCATCTGGAGCGGGTCGACGAGGGATTCATTCAGATTGATGGCGACTTCATCGGCTATCAGCAGCGCGGCGACAAGCTGTATGAACTCAAAGAGAAGGCGATTCTGCGGCAGCGTATCAACGTCGGCTACGTGTTCCAGAACTTTAATCTGTTTCCGCACCTCAGCGTGCTGGATAACCTGATTGAAGCGCCGATTGCCCATCGTCAGCTGACGAAATCTGAAGCGATAGCGCGGGCGGGTGAACTGCTGGATATTGTCGGCCTGCGCCATAAAGCCGATGCCTGGCCGCGTCATCTGTCGGGCGGGCAGCAGCAGCGTATCGCTATTGCGCGTGCCCTGATGCTCAATCCCCGCGTGATGCTGTTCGATGAACCGACCTCGGCGCTGGACCCGGAGCTGGTTGGTGAAGTGCTCGATGTGATCAAAAAGCTGGCGCGTTCCGGTACCACGCTGGTGATTGTGACCCATGAGATCGGCTTTGCCCGTGAAGTGGCGGACAACGTGGTCTTTATGGTGGATGGCCGGATTGTTGAGCAGGGCAGCACCACGCAGGTACTGAACAATCCGCGCCATGAGCGCACCCGCCGTTTTCTGGCGCGCGTGTTATGA
- a CDS encoding ABC transporter substrate-binding protein: protein MRALTLTALTLLPVLSCPAAEKLDVLKNETPIHAPANPQAIAKIPADFHFIEPGTLTVATAATNSPPLSLLASDNVTRIGSDPDIARLLADSLGLKLKLVPASWEDWPLGISAGRYDVAMFNIAVTEERKKKFDFATYRADNHAFAVKSDSKISQISSPPDIAGKRIIVSSGTNQERILLSWDQQNRAKGLPPVTPIYLTDDASATLTLLSGRADAIFGPHSMAAWKVASRGQTKLVGSGPFRAWVAVTTKKGNGLAPALQTALDGTITGGQYQQVLTRWGEQDEAVTHSTVNPPGIVY, encoded by the coding sequence ATGAGGGCGCTGACGTTAACAGCGCTGACGCTGCTCCCGGTGCTGAGCTGTCCGGCGGCGGAGAAGCTCGATGTACTGAAAAACGAGACGCCAATCCATGCTCCGGCGAATCCGCAGGCGATCGCGAAAATCCCGGCTGACTTTCACTTTATCGAGCCCGGTACGCTGACGGTTGCGACTGCCGCGACTAACTCACCGCCGCTGTCGCTGCTGGCGTCTGACAACGTCACGCGGATCGGCAGCGATCCGGACATCGCCAGGCTGCTGGCTGACAGTCTGGGGTTAAAGCTGAAGCTGGTTCCGGCCTCGTGGGAGGACTGGCCTCTGGGCATCAGCGCCGGACGCTATGATGTCGCGATGTTTAACATTGCCGTTACTGAAGAGCGTAAGAAGAAGTTCGATTTTGCGACCTATCGCGCTGATAACCACGCCTTTGCGGTAAAAAGCGACAGTAAAATCAGCCAGATTAGCAGCCCGCCGGATATTGCCGGTAAGCGGATTATCGTCTCATCGGGCACCAATCAGGAGCGCATATTACTGAGCTGGGATCAGCAGAACCGGGCTAAAGGTCTGCCACCGGTGACCCCGATTTACCTTACCGATGATGCGTCGGCGACCCTGACGCTGCTGTCGGGGCGGGCTGATGCGATCTTTGGCCCGCACTCGATGGCCGCCTGGAAAGTGGCGTCACGCGGCCAGACAAAGCTGGTTGGCAGCGGACCGTTTCGCGCCTGGGTTGCCGTGACCACTAAAAAAGGGAATGGCCTGGCACCCGCATTGCAGACTGCGCTGGATGGCACCATTACGGGCGGGCAGTATCAGCAGGTGCTGACGCGCTGGGGTGAACAGGATGAAGCTGTGACGCACTCCACGGTGAATCCGCCGGGCATTGTTTACTGA
- a CDS encoding non-canonical purine NTP pyrophosphatase, translated as MKIRFLSANEQKLAEVRKILEPVGVEVLPIARRIEEIQTENELDLVRDKLTKAFSLIGRPLFVEHTGLYLDGLNGLPAGLTRIFWNRLDAERFTALVQGLDSQAVTAKTVLGYCDGRKMYQFSGELRGTIAAKPAGTRGFQWDCVFIPEGYEQTFAEMGELKNEISMRRIALDRFATFLKTSRGVA; from the coding sequence ATGAAAATCAGATTCCTTTCTGCCAATGAGCAAAAGCTGGCGGAGGTGCGTAAGATACTCGAGCCTGTCGGGGTCGAAGTATTACCCATCGCCCGTCGTATCGAAGAAATTCAGACTGAAAACGAGCTGGACCTGGTGCGCGATAAACTGACCAAAGCCTTTTCGCTGATTGGGCGACCGTTGTTTGTTGAGCATACCGGTCTCTATCTGGATGGCCTCAATGGTCTGCCCGCCGGTCTGACCCGCATCTTCTGGAACCGCCTGGACGCTGAGCGCTTTACCGCGCTGGTGCAGGGACTGGATAGCCAGGCCGTGACGGCCAAAACAGTGCTCGGCTACTGCGACGGCCGCAAAATGTATCAGTTCTCGGGTGAACTGCGCGGCACCATCGCCGCGAAACCCGCTGGGACGCGCGGCTTCCAGTGGGATTGCGTCTTTATCCCCGAAGGGTATGAGCAGACCTTTGCAGAAATGGGCGAACTCAAGAATGAGATCTCGATGCGGCGCATCGCGCTGGATCGCTTCGCCACCTTTTTAAAAACCTCTCGGGGAGTGGCATGA
- a CDS encoding SIR2 family protein, whose product MKPELKRAYDSGKLILFAGAGISRNFGLPEWHELIAHLANELGYDPKIFNTYGTHLSLAEYYKQKKGSLGPLRSWMDREWHRPDIDVRSSEIHTMITQGNFSRIYTTNYDRWLEAAHEAHGVPYYKVANAADLVSLTEDKRHIIKLHGDFDDDTSIVLDESSYFERLYFDSPLDIKLTHDVMGNSVLFVGYSISDFNIRLLFYRLTKMWGRTGLATARPKSYLFTNRNNPVAKEVLGQWGIEVIVSEEDDPRKALAMFLEELLV is encoded by the coding sequence ATGAAACCTGAACTCAAACGCGCCTATGATTCCGGCAAACTTATTCTGTTTGCCGGTGCCGGTATTTCGCGTAATTTTGGCCTCCCCGAGTGGCATGAACTGATTGCTCACCTGGCTAACGAGCTGGGTTACGATCCCAAAATCTTCAATACCTACGGTACGCACCTGTCACTGGCGGAGTATTACAAGCAGAAGAAAGGGTCGCTTGGCCCGCTGCGCAGCTGGATGGATCGCGAGTGGCACCGGCCGGATATCGATGTCCGGTCTTCTGAAATTCATACCATGATTACTCAGGGTAACTTCTCGCGCATCTATACCACCAATTACGATCGCTGGCTGGAAGCGGCGCACGAGGCGCACGGCGTTCCCTATTACAAAGTGGCGAACGCCGCTGACCTGGTCTCGCTGACCGAAGATAAACGTCACATCATCAAGCTGCACGGTGACTTCGATGATGACACCTCTATCGTGCTCGATGAGAGCAGCTATTTCGAACGCCTCTATTTTGACTCACCGCTCGACATCAAACTGACTCATGACGTAATGGGCAACTCCGTGCTGTTTGTCGGCTACAGCATCAGTGATTTCAACATTCGCCTGCTGTTTTACCGTCTGACCAAGATGTGGGGCCGCACCGGGCTGGCGACGGCCCGGCCAAAATCGTACCTGTTCACTAACCGTAATAACCCGGTAGCCAAAGAGGTGCTGGGGCAGTGGGGGATCGAGGTGATCGTTTCGGAAGAGGACGATCCGCGCAAGGCGCTGGCGATGTTCCTTGAAGAGTTGCTGGTGTAG